From the genome of Acidaminococcus sp.:
GCATGAGAGATTGCTATGTAGTAATGCTTGCCTTCGTTTAGTTTCTTAGCTAAATATTCCCTGTAGGCTGGTTCGTACCGGCAGACGAATATCGCTGCGTTAAAGAGCGCAAATCGTAGATAACGTGACCCTCTTTTCTCCATGTGGGCGCTTCGACCTATCCCACTTCGGCGTCCTGATTGGTTCCTGGACGGTGCAAGCCCGGCATAAGCTAGAACTTTGTCAGGAGAAGAGAACTTGGAAAAATCCCCGACTTCCGCTAAAATTGCGGCTCCTGTGACGGCACCAATCCCAGGAATTGTAAGTAAAGGTTCCGGATGCTCGCTCAGCAGCTCCTTTTCCTCAGCCTCGATTTTGCGAATTTCTTCATCATAGTCCTCAAGAATCCGGATGTTCGCCCGCAATTCATGTTCATTGCCCAGATTGTTGTGTTTACCGATAGATTTTTTTGCTTCGTCACGAATTTGTTCAGCCAAATCCTCATTTAAGCTGCCTCTGGATGCCTTGTGAATAATGTTTTTCAAGTGTTTCAAATTGGCGTTTGCCAGCTCCTCGGGAGTAGGATATTCCATGAATATAGCGTGAGCAGTGGCAGAATTCAGGTTCATATATTTTCCTAGTTCAGGGAAGTTGAGGACCAC
Proteins encoded in this window:
- a CDS encoding IS110 family transposase produces the protein MIYVGIDVSKDKHDCCILDPEHKSRYKQFTVTNDWEGFDFLLKQICSYKQPAENIKVGLEATGPYSENITRFLLNNGLPTYVFNPMMTDQYKKSHSLRKTKTDRIDAHFIACMFMSDLDLKPYVPKEYHNERLMSLTRSRFRMVQARTKIKQDVDRLVVLNFPELGKYMNLNSATAHAIFMEYPTPEELANANLKHLKNIIHKASRGSLNEDLAEQIRDEAKKSIGKHNNLGNEHELRANIRILEDYDEEIRKIEAEEKELLSEHPEPLLTIPGIGAVTGAAILAEVGDFSKFSSPDKVLAYAGLAPSRNQSGRRSGIGRSAHMEKRGSRYLRFALFNAAIFVCRYEPAYREYLAKKLNEGKHYYIAISHAAKKLVRLIYALQTTGNTYKTSAQLMLQKQINTSSDSQDIVLDI